Proteins from a single region of Novosphingobium sp. CECT 9465:
- a CDS encoding NYN domain-containing protein, which yields MVAKSAILVDFDNVFITLWDLDRDAALRFASEPADWLQVLANTHLSGDSRRWLVARCYLNPAGYLRAVGETNDRLYFSRFRPGLVRAGFEVIDCPVVARGGKNAADIRIVIDALDLLGHGTRFDEFVLASGDSDFTPLLQRLRAEDRRITIISPGYLSSAYTALADSIVGYDAIRALVAADTEESTEEDPPARSEVAAEGDKNAEASETAFADFVRKRYEGASAPLNLAALALEAARALPGAKRSRWYEHGSFLAAVAALGLPHVRFSQHHLWDEDRHQPPAGATAGEAAQQPKPVELLSNALDLPRVKQEHWPRLFDALSTFAASNEFNLTEATRWCRDALARDGVSVPRATIGYVARGCQFGGARLDAEVPPSAQEIARAFLDAVIERAGAVGVALDTRAEQEIASWLGLTLPPAG from the coding sequence TTTCATCACCCTTTGGGATCTCGATCGCGACGCTGCATTACGGTTCGCTTCCGAGCCCGCCGACTGGCTTCAGGTCCTCGCTAACACGCACCTGTCGGGCGATTCCCGGCGCTGGCTGGTGGCGCGCTGCTACCTCAATCCAGCCGGTTACTTGCGCGCGGTAGGCGAGACCAACGACCGCCTGTACTTCTCCCGTTTTCGCCCGGGACTCGTACGTGCGGGGTTCGAAGTTATCGACTGCCCCGTAGTGGCGCGGGGGGGCAAGAACGCGGCCGACATTCGCATTGTCATCGACGCGCTCGATCTTCTCGGCCACGGTACTCGTTTCGACGAGTTTGTGCTCGCCTCCGGGGACTCCGACTTTACCCCGTTGCTCCAGCGCCTGCGTGCCGAGGACCGCCGGATTACGATCATATCGCCGGGATACCTCTCATCCGCTTACACTGCTCTGGCAGATAGCATTGTCGGGTACGACGCTATTCGTGCCCTCGTCGCGGCAGACACGGAGGAATCCACCGAGGAGGACCCGCCCGCCCGCTCTGAAGTTGCTGCAGAGGGCGACAAGAATGCCGAGGCCTCCGAGACTGCATTCGCCGATTTTGTGCGAAAGAGGTATGAGGGGGCCAGCGCCCCGCTCAACCTTGCTGCCCTCGCGCTGGAGGCGGCCCGGGCGCTTCCCGGTGCCAAGCGTTCTCGCTGGTACGAGCACGGTAGCTTTTTAGCGGCCGTCGCCGCCCTAGGGCTACCGCATGTCCGCTTCTCGCAACACCACCTGTGGGATGAGGACAGGCACCAGCCTCCGGCCGGCGCCACGGCCGGTGAAGCCGCTCAGCAACCGAAGCCCGTCGAACTCCTCTCAAACGCCCTTGATCTGCCGCGAGTTAAGCAAGAGCATTGGCCGAGGCTATTCGACGCCCTGTCGACCTTCGCCGCGTCCAACGAGTTCAACCTAACGGAAGCGACGCGCTGGTGCCGCGATGCGCTTGCCCGCGATGGTGTGTCCGTCCCTCGCGCCACGATCGGATACGTGGCGCGAGGCTGTCAGTTCGGAGGGGCCCGTCTAGACGCGGAGGTTCCACCGAGTGCGCAGGAGATCGCAAGGGCGTTCCTGGACGCAGTGATCGAGCGAGCGGGAGCTGTCGGCGTGGCGCTTGATACAAGAGCAGAACAAGAGATCGCCAGTTGGCTCGGGTTGACACTTCCGCCAGCAGGGTAA